A window of Rubricoccus marinus contains these coding sequences:
- a CDS encoding carboxymuconolactone decarboxylase family protein, with translation MSEPTTNRLDAFDAYRAKMNARILDEGDHRGIKRFFNLDTAAYRDGALDGKTKELLGLVASMVLRCNDCIDYHIEQCMAEGWTEAELEDAMNVALVVGGSIVIPHLRHAVETVDLVKRREGAADDLG, from the coding sequence ATGTCAGAGCCTACCACCAACCGCCTCGATGCGTTCGACGCCTACCGCGCGAAGATGAACGCCCGCATCCTCGATGAGGGCGACCATCGCGGCATCAAGCGCTTTTTCAACTTGGATACGGCCGCGTACCGCGACGGCGCGCTGGACGGCAAGACCAAGGAACTCCTCGGCCTCGTCGCCAGCATGGTGCTCCGCTGCAACGACTGCATCGACTACCACATCGAGCAGTGCATGGCTGAGGGGTGGACGGAGGCTGAGCTTGAGGACGCTATGAACGTGGCGCTCGTTGTCGGCGGAAGCATCGTGATTCCACATTTGCGCCACGCGGTGGAAACTGTGGACTTGGTCAAGCGGCGGGAGGGGGCGGCAGACGATCTTGGCTAA
- the rpsP gene encoding 30S ribosomal protein S16, with amino-acid sequence MAVKLRLRRMGRKKLPIYSIVATDARSPRDGKFIEDLGRYEPLSEQQVLALNADRIIYWLGEGAQPSGTVRSILSKEGILLRRHLGLKGKGAEEIDQAVAAHREAAGAKGTESTSAADRRKAALAEERKKADAEAKRIAEEKAAKEAELQAQKEAEEAEARAAAEAELAAKTAAEAPADAAPEASGDAETVQGETAEVPAKQAEVEAAGDAGADAATEETTSEDVAEPAADSAEEQPAVEETTSDAVEAETGEEVADQADAGAADGNDETKEA; translated from the coding sequence ATGGCAGTCAAGCTCCGCCTCCGCCGGATGGGCCGCAAAAAGCTCCCCATCTACTCCATCGTCGCCACCGACGCCCGCTCGCCCCGCGACGGCAAGTTCATCGAGGACCTCGGTCGCTACGAGCCGCTCTCCGAGCAGCAGGTCCTCGCGCTCAACGCCGACCGCATCATCTACTGGCTCGGTGAGGGCGCGCAGCCGTCCGGCACGGTCCGCTCCATCCTCTCCAAGGAGGGCATCTTGCTCCGCCGCCACCTCGGCCTGAAGGGCAAGGGCGCTGAGGAGATCGACCAGGCGGTTGCCGCTCACCGCGAGGCAGCGGGCGCCAAGGGCACCGAGAGCACCTCCGCCGCTGACCGCCGCAAGGCTGCCCTCGCCGAGGAGCGCAAAAAGGCTGACGCCGAGGCCAAGCGGATCGCTGAGGAGAAGGCCGCCAAGGAAGCCGAGCTCCAGGCGCAGAAAGAGGCCGAGGAGGCTGAGGCCCGCGCCGCTGCCGAGGCCGAACTCGCTGCCAAGACGGCCGCCGAGGCGCCCGCCGACGCTGCGCCAGAGGCCTCTGGCGACGCAGAGACCGTGCAGGGCGAGACCGCTGAGGTCCCCGCCAAGCAGGCCGAGGTTGAGGCCGCTGGCGACGCCGGTGCCGACGCCGCGACCGAGGAGACGACCTCCGAGGACGTAGCCGAGCCCGCCGCCGACTCCGCCGAGGAGCAGCCCGCCGTTGAGGAGACCACCTCCGACGCCGTGGAGGCCGAGACTGGCGAGGAAGTCGCCGACCAGGCCGACGCCGGTGCCGCCGACGGCAACGACGAGACCAAGGAGGCGTAG
- the rimM gene encoding ribosome maturation factor RimM (Essential for efficient processing of 16S rRNA) → MPETDSDALFLVGRITQPHGVRGEMKVRPETDDPERFGLFDRLFIGPDARTAARREQDVQSIRFQQMKNGTTAVLLTLKTVTSREDAGDLRNQNVYAHEDDLPPLADGEVFVHDLIGMTVVIVDEDDEPTGETIGTVRDVFESGASFLYSVTRDGQPDLLIPDVEPIVRSVDGEAREIRVFPPDGLLDL, encoded by the coding sequence ATGCCAGAGACCGACTCCGACGCGCTGTTCCTCGTGGGCCGCATCACGCAGCCCCACGGCGTGCGCGGCGAAATGAAGGTCCGTCCCGAAACCGACGACCCCGAGCGGTTCGGCCTGTTCGACCGGCTGTTCATCGGCCCCGACGCCCGGACGGCCGCGCGACGCGAGCAGGACGTGCAGAGCATCCGCTTCCAGCAGATGAAGAACGGCACGACCGCCGTGCTGCTCACGCTCAAAACGGTCACCAGCCGCGAGGACGCGGGCGACCTGCGCAACCAGAACGTCTATGCCCACGAGGACGACCTGCCGCCTCTGGCGGACGGCGAGGTCTTCGTACACGACCTGATTGGCATGACGGTCGTGATCGTGGACGAGGACGACGAACCGACGGGAGAGACCATCGGGACCGTTCGCGACGTGTTCGAAAGCGGGGCCTCGTTCCTCTACAGCGTGACCCGCGACGGCCAGCCGGACCTGCTTATTCCCGACGTGGAGCCCATCGTGCGCAGCGTAGACGGCGAGGCGCGCGAGATCCGCGTGTTCCCGCCCGACGGCCTGCTGGACCTCTAG
- a CDS encoding 5-formyltetrahydrofolate cyclo-ligase, with the protein MDAMETGNVAAEKARARKLFRARRAALAPEARQAQSVAICSQLLPFLHERRMRTLSAFWPLAEEVDLRPLLRGLAASGVTVALPVVVSERGDRPRLVHRAFQGDAALARGRFGVMEPLATAPLVAPRDVEVALVPALAVDARGVRLGYGGGFYDAFLAQTEAMRVAVVFASGVAARLPAEPHDARVDWTVTPEAARAAT; encoded by the coding sequence ATGGACGCGATGGAAACCGGGAATGTGGCGGCGGAGAAAGCGCGGGCGCGCAAGCTGTTCCGCGCCCGCCGCGCCGCGCTTGCGCCAGAGGCCCGGCAGGCGCAGAGCGTCGCCATCTGCTCCCAACTCCTCCCCTTTCTTCACGAGAGGCGGATGCGCACGCTCAGCGCCTTCTGGCCCCTGGCGGAAGAGGTGGACCTCCGCCCGCTTCTGCGAGGCCTCGCCGCCTCTGGCGTCACGGTCGCGCTCCCCGTCGTCGTGAGTGAGCGCGGAGACCGACCGCGCCTGGTACACCGCGCCTTTCAAGGAGACGCCGCGCTCGCCAGAGGCCGGTTCGGCGTGATGGAGCCTCTGGCGACGGCGCCGCTCGTCGCTCCGAGAGACGTGGAGGTCGCCCTCGTGCCCGCGCTCGCCGTCGACGCCCGAGGCGTGCGGCTGGGCTACGGCGGCGGGTTCTACGACGCGTTCCTCGCGCAGACCGAGGCCATGCGGGTCGCGGTCGTCTTCGCCTCTGGCGTAGCGGCGCGCCTCCCGGCGGAGCCGCACGACGCGCGCGTGGACTGGACCGTCACGCCAGAGGCCGCGAGGGCGG
- the ffh gene encoding signal recognition particle protein, whose translation MFESLSDKLDAALKNVKGEGRINDLNIAETMREIRRALLDADVNYDVAREFTNKVKEKVTDESVLNAVSPGQQFVKAVYDELVFLLGDVHIDLNTPKKPPMVILIAGLQGSGKTTFTGKLAKYLKSKGRSPMLAAADVYRPAAVDQLETLASQVGVPVFSIRGEDGVPLKDAVEVARRAKDEARRTGRDTLIIDTAGRLHVDEAMMKEVVEIKGAVEPDEILFVVDAMTGQDAVNTAKAFNDQLNVDGVVLTKLDGDTRGGAALSIRSVVQKPIKFASTGEKLDALTEFYPDRMAQRILGMGDVVSFVEKAQEQFDEEEAEKLQRKFRTQDFDLQDFYDQLQKIKNMGSIKDLIGMIPGVGKVMKDIDVEDDAFKHIEALVQSMTPYERANPDQINGSRRRRIAAGAGMEVQDVNGLLKQFREMKKMMKTMSRLSGKGRQASLSDLQRARGRR comes from the coding sequence TTGTTCGAGTCGCTCTCCGACAAGCTCGACGCCGCCCTCAAAAACGTCAAGGGGGAAGGCCGCATCAACGACCTGAACATCGCCGAGACGATGCGCGAGATTCGCCGCGCGCTTCTCGACGCCGACGTCAACTACGACGTCGCCCGCGAGTTCACCAACAAGGTCAAGGAAAAGGTCACCGACGAGTCGGTCCTCAACGCCGTCTCCCCGGGCCAGCAGTTTGTCAAAGCCGTCTACGACGAGCTCGTCTTTCTGCTCGGCGATGTTCACATCGACCTGAACACGCCAAAGAAGCCCCCGATGGTGATCCTCATCGCGGGATTGCAGGGCTCCGGCAAGACGACCTTTACCGGCAAGCTCGCGAAGTACCTCAAGAGCAAGGGCCGTTCGCCCATGCTGGCCGCCGCCGACGTGTACCGTCCGGCTGCTGTGGACCAGCTGGAGACGCTCGCCTCGCAGGTGGGCGTGCCGGTCTTCTCCATCCGCGGCGAGGACGGCGTGCCGCTCAAGGACGCTGTCGAGGTCGCGCGCCGCGCCAAGGACGAAGCGCGACGGACCGGCCGCGATACGCTCATCATCGACACCGCGGGCCGCCTCCACGTGGACGAGGCGATGATGAAAGAGGTCGTCGAGATCAAGGGCGCCGTCGAGCCCGACGAGATCCTGTTCGTCGTCGACGCGATGACGGGCCAGGACGCCGTCAACACGGCCAAGGCCTTTAACGACCAGCTCAACGTGGACGGCGTCGTCCTGACCAAGCTTGACGGCGACACCCGCGGCGGCGCGGCGCTGAGCATCCGCTCGGTCGTGCAGAAGCCGATCAAGTTCGCCTCGACGGGCGAGAAGCTGGACGCCCTCACCGAGTTCTACCCGGACCGGATGGCGCAGCGCATCCTCGGCATGGGCGACGTGGTCTCCTTTGTCGAGAAGGCGCAGGAGCAGTTCGATGAGGAAGAGGCCGAAAAGCTGCAGCGGAAGTTCCGCACGCAGGACTTTGACCTTCAGGACTTCTACGACCAGCTCCAGAAGATCAAGAACATGGGGTCCATCAAGGACCTCATCGGCATGATCCCCGGCGTCGGGAAGGTCATGAAGGACATCGACGTGGAGGACGATGCGTTCAAGCACATCGAAGCCCTCGTGCAGTCCATGACGCCCTACGAGCGCGCCAACCCGGACCAGATCAACGGCTCCCGCCGCCGCCGCATCGCCGCTGGCGCCGGCATGGAGGTCCAAGACGTCAACGGGCTGCTCAAGCAGTTCCGCGAGATGAAGAAGATGATGAAGACGATGTCTCGCCTCTCTGGAAAGGGACGGCAAGCCTCGCTCTCCGACCTGCAACGCGCCAGAGGCCGTCGCTAG